GCAAGCATAAAAAAGTTTGACGACGTTCGGACCTAACGATAAGTTATTCAAGTGGACTTTCGACTCGCCTCGatgtttatgaaaaaaagCACAAGAGAAACGTTTTATCCTCAATGAAACAGATCGAAAGTAAAACACGTCGAACCGAAGCTACGTGACTGGAAAAACAATACCGTGGCTGTCGAGGCGATGAAAGCTCTCCGCGATTTTTACGAAGGGTTTGGAATTagctggaaaaaaattgcttcGCCGTGAAGTTTGAGATTCTGTGCACACGATGCTGAGAGCGGCGAGCTTTTAATCCGGTAGAAAACCGGACGCGATATCGCCGTCGCTTCGTTCAGTTTCATGTCGATTTGCTCTGTTCCAGTCACCGTTTTCTCGCTGTTTTGCGGCTGTCCAACCCAAAGTCAAATAACTCTATAaggtgtgagagagagaggagatgAAGTCAGGCCGAAAATGGCGAACAGGAAGACCGGCTTATCGCTCACGGATCGCCTTCCGATCTCAAGAATCTCCGACAGTCAAGAGCGTAAAATAGTGAAGGCTTGCAGGAATCGGATGATCGTAGCGTTCGTCAGTgcagagatgaaaaaaatgtgtacaaGTGAAGGGTAAACGATGAGAGAGCTGTAATTCCcgtgaaattttgtgaaaaaaaaaagaaaaaaagaaaaagatcgTGGGACAACGCAGAGGCCTTGATGATCAGAAGCTAGCGAAACTTTGCGAATAATTCGACTAAAAGCTAGGAGAAAGTATCGGTGAATAAACGGCGTACGAAGTTCTTCTAAATATACAATCAGTTCCATAAAGTTCACCAAAATGGACGGCATTTGCAACACTTCGAACGCTACCGTTTGCACCTTCAATCAGTCGAGCCCCGACGATTTTGGGTTCGGATTCGACCATCAGCTGCTCCACAATATCGTCTCGGTCGTCGTGCCGCTCCTATTCGGCGTCATCGGGATCGTCGGACTCCTTGGAAATTTTCTAGTCGTTATTGTCGTTGCGGCAAATCCCGGGATGCGATCTACGACAAATTTGCTGATAATCAATCTCGCCATTGCCGATTTGTTATTTGTGATATTTTGTGTACCGTTCACCGCGACAGACTACGTCCTGCCTTTCTGGCCCTTTGGAAATTTGTGGTGCAAAGTTGTTCAGTATTTAATCATCGTCACTGCCTGCGCCAGTGTTTACACTCTGGTCCTCATGAGTCTCGACAGGTGAGTTGAACGATTTTTCTGTACGGCAATTGTGTCAAACTTTTCGTCCAaagttttgattaaaaataaaaaatgaaaccgagcgtgctttttttcttgtcaggTTAAAATTCGATTCTGAAAGCGTGTAAAAAAGTTGACCCGAGATCAAATATTGTAGACATATATTGTGATGGATTACCATTTGGGGGGAGGGGGACTTTTAACACATCAGCGTATGAAGTAggcttttttatttctaccgtCAAACACTTGTAGGATCGTTAAACAAGCTGGCTAGACAACATGATAAATAGATATTCAATCAATTCAGAGTATCGGTAAGAAATTTTGTACGATGTGTTGTGTAGTTCATTGATCGATCATTTATGTATTTATGCTGGCGCTTTGAAAGAACCCGACAAAATTAGTTTGACAAATATCTAAACGATTTTATCGGAGAGTCGTCATTGACACCTctgtatattttcaatttcctatcTTTATTTCTTTGCAATTAAACCACAACGCTGGAAAAATTCTGGCATTCACGATTCTCGCGAAGCTTTGATCTTTTCACATCGGTACAATGACCGCGACAGTTTCGCCCACAGTCCAATCGAATAATACGCATGAACACAAACACGGATCTGACACGAAgtagaagggaaaaaaaaatcgtgatagcggtataaaaaaatgtcgtatAATCCGCTAAAAGGTTCTGGCGCTGAGTAGTTTTCTCATCAGCAATTCCTAGAGCGTGAAAGGAGGGACAAGTTTTTATCACAGGATGACATTGTATGTACATGCTATATATGCACACGCGTGTATCTATAATCTAATACACTAAACGGTGCGTGTGATAAGAAATTGTCTCGTATCTTAATAACCGATACTTCGAGTAGGTACTTCGCGTCACGGCATCCTATCGcggttgaaaataaacttttataaataattttcctcACCATTTTCTCGTTACGAAACGGCTGAACAGGGCGCAAgctttttccaaaattcattCAGACATTTGAACTTGTAATATAATACAGACGGGAATACGGTATAGAGGAAATTCCCGTAATTGTATCTTAACGACGGATCGTAAGACGCGATAGTCCGGACTGTGAATGGAATTGGATTTATGATTGAAAGGAATAAGTCTGAAACATGCAGAGGCGTCAGAGCTGTTGATGGTACAAGCCGTAAAACAAATTGAGCAAAGAAGTACGTCATTGTCGTATTTCGCGTTTATTCGCTCCGTTTCTGCATCTAGGAGACGCATAGCGTCAGATTTGTATCCCGCATATATTCGTCGTGAAAGCTGCAACGGTTTTACGTTCGCGACGCCCGAGTTGAAAGCTCAGGTACCGAGAATTCAAGTCTCGAGGGTTTGACGGAGCGGCGGAGTTTCTACTTCTGCATTTCGAAACTCCAGTAGTCGagtaactttttttaaatttatttatctttttttttgcagctaACGTGACTGAGAGTCACTGTTCTGCGatataattctgaaaaatatctGAGTTAATTGCGTGGTAATCCGAGCTGTTGAATCAGCTCGCAATTAGGCATTGGGTGGAAATTAATCGGATACAATTCGGACGAAGACTTTCTCGATCGTTATAATTATGAGAATGGCGGAGCATGAAATGACGGGATCCAGGGATGAGTTTCGGAGTGCAGAGATTGCGGAAGGATACTAATTAGCCATGAGAGTTTACCCCCGACCCAATCTCTATTTATCCAATTATTCCACGTTTAAGGTAATTCGGAATTGAGCGGTTTACTCAgctgaaattttaaaacaacaaAGAATTCCGTAGCGCGTAGCGtttttcacaataaaattcTCGGTTACATGATGGGGTGGAATAATGCCGTGAGTTattcccgccctccctcccctccccctgcATCGCCCCACCTTCCTCCCTTCcacccttttttttctatctgtCCGTGCATTATGAAATACCAACGTTTGTACTTTTCCacgagtgtaaaaaaatcgcGGTAGAATATCTACGTTTCTGATAAAAATTCGCATCAAGAACTCCGGTACGAATGTTTTATTCCATAAACCGCGTAAAGTTCTACGCATTTTCTTTATGCTCGATTAATATAAACACTTGATGCGAGTTACTGAgatacttgttttttttttcttttttgtcggAATTCCGACGAGTGCCGTAGCGAATTGCGACTCGGCTCTCTGCCAAACTCagccagttttttttttctacccctTATGCGTATCAGGAATTCATGCGCGAATTCTTGTCAACTCCGAGACGCTGTGTTATGCGTATTTATTTCGTTTCGTACACATTTATCAATGCGCGTGGAGAAAAAGATGCGACGGTTCAAAGATTGCAGATCGGTAagattttgcaaaattcagGATATGTGACTACAATTGAAAAGTATGAAATAACACGGATTATCTCTGGTGAAGTTTTGTAACTacattttggtgaaaaattcatcaacgtcagtaatttatttccattcacaCAATTATGATTAGATAGTATCGAGTTGACTGAAATTTATCGAAGTCTCTCGATTTATATGTGCGTACAAAGTGATATTCCTGCCTTAAACAAACGCTAGTCAGCCCCGAACATAAGTCTTTCCCTAATTTGACgttattacaaaaaattcatgtcCAATTTACATCCCAATgcacaaaaaaaggaaagctTATTGTTTCAAGGGGTAAAAAATTGTCTAGCATCGGAATTGTTATACTTTTTTCCTCTACCGACCGTTATGAAGAAGCTTGAAATTTCTTTGATATATTCTTTCAAGTTTCAGCTTTGACAGCCGATAAAGTACGGACTTTTATGATACCTCGCAATTCTATCGTAACAACTTTCACGCAAAAATATtcgtaaaaattcttttctccGCGCTGAAATTAGCCGCTCGCTCTGTTACCGGAGCTTCGATCTTCGATCGCCTCGAACAATATTCTAATCAGACTTTCGCCCTGATTTCAGGTATCTCGCCGTGGTCCACCCCATAGCCTCGATGTCCGTGCGAACAGAGGCCCACGCATTTTTCGCAATATGTATCGCGTGGGCGGTCATTCTGACGGCCTCGATTCCAGTCCTCATCATGCACGGCGAGGTGAGTCATCTGAAGTTGTCCCAGCTTGGTTTTACCTTGCATCGATCGACGGAAAGCAAGGGAGGAATTTCGACCGAGCTTGACAAAAGAGCAGGAAAAATCTTCGCCTTTCGGAATTCGGATTCCAGCGTATAGATTTTCACCCACAACACCTCCGGATGTTCCCGCTATTCGCAATATCTGGGCTCAGTCTGTCAGCTTCGAATATAATCAGGATCCGTGTTGCTCAATTATCCTAGCTTTCTAATTACCGCACCGGCCTGCAGGTATAATTAAACGTGAATGGAGTGATTCGTCAAGTCGTCGGCATCTGCTCGATGAAAACACCCTCAATCATTGGATAAGAAGCCTGCAGTTCTCCGGAGCTAATTAGATCTCAGTTTGTAATTATAGAAGCTGCGGGTTGTGTACACGCCAGCATCCCGCGAGCTCTTGATGACATTCCGTACCTCtgatacgtatataaatataagataggtatatatatatatatatatatatattagactggtccaaaaaaaaaaaaaatcgacgacctttttttcaaagtcactGGTTTAAGAGTTATaggaagagaaaataagaCGCCCCTTTCAATTTGaacccttaatattaatatttagtgGTTCCTGAAGGCAATTTTCCACTTTCCAATTGATTAACGTTGGAAGATAAGTTTtgttatttctgaattttgtcggaaattgaattctctttaAAAAATGCCTGTCATAACTTTTTCATGAATAAACTTTTTCAACAGTTACTTAAGGTTAAAGTAAAATTAACGTTAAATCGTGTGAAACTTCACTTTCTTACCAGCGAAAATATTGGACTTATcacaaaatattgtggaattttgtttcaaagcaTTTCAACCGCTATGAGATCATGTCATTCAATTCAGTTTCAACCtatgcaaatttattttgtaattattacaagTAATACTATGCAATATGTGTAATTCCACTTTGAAATCACCTTTTtcttggcaaaaaaaaattttcttacgttgaaaattgattgaataaaatgatttCATAGCGGTCGAAAtgctttaaaaaataaatccacaATATTTTGTGACAAGTCCAGTATTTTCGGTGTTAAtctcgtaaaaaatgaaccttgaataacttttgaaaaagcttagttatcgaaaaattataaccaatttttttcgtacagCATTCAATTccgtacaaaaatatttatcggaCATTCACGTACATTGCCTCGCTACTGAGCtacaaaattcagaaataactcaaattattttccaatatcaatgaaatgaaaaatagaaaattgcaTTGAGGAACcactaaatattaatattaaggggtCAAACTAAAATGGGCTTATTTCCTCTTTCTACAACTTCACACAACTTGTCGTCGCtgatttcgtttctttcccTCAACTTTTATTCACTACGATCGGTTAATTTCTTCGACTCTCATCGAGCACGACAAAGTAGCAATTTCATggtgaatggaaaaataatgtaacaCAAATTTCCAAAACCCGCCTGTCATGGCTTATCCCtcaaaaaatgagcgaattaTCGTTTTCTCATTTGAAAAACCAAACGAAATGAACGCAGTAATTACGACACGAGGTAATCCGCACCATCGACATTTCTCGAAGGCGACCGAAGCTATTCCCCTGAATTCTCCGCACAAATACGGGAGTAGGAACAGACATTCACACGGAATATAAAGAACTCGAGATAAGATTTGTGTGAGTGAGTCGATGCGGTCGGTGATTCGAGTTTTCTCCGGCTGAAATGTACACGTCCCAAGAGCCTGGGTACGGACTGCTTCGTGTATCGCCAGCTTAAACACGGCGGAAAACTTCTTTTCTTTGCTTAAGGAGCTGCCGTGAGTTTCTCCATTGTACGAGAGGAGCGATTCGAAAAGCCAGGTGCACCGTTTGCCTCGGAAAATACTTTCTTCGCCGTTATCATCTTGTCCCTCTGTGAGTCAAGCACCGCTTCATCACGATGCTTTTCGCGATATTTGTCGAGCATCTAGTTGCTACCTTAACTTTTCAAACTATTGTGAACAGGTGCTTCGGTATGGGCGCAGCCCTTGAAACTGGCCTTGCTAAAATTTGTTCCGCAATTTATCCCTCTCCGTGTACCGCTTCGAAAATTCTGTCAAAGCTTTATCGAACGATTGCTGAGTGGCGAACATATTTTTGGTAGCAAAGTTATCCACGAATCatgatgaatttatttcattcgctTCATCAGGGACAGTTGTTCGAATGTGATTAAACTAGCGATTGATGTTTGTTTGAGTGCAGGTGTCTAATATACTCAAGCAGCTTGTTGAAATGACATTTGAATTGCGATAAAAGACTTTGATTGCGCAAAAGTCGacggtaaatttttcatttcgatttcGAGAGTTCGATCAATAGTTACAATATATTTGGGTATATTTTTGTGTTCGTATGCTTGCGTCAACGGGTTTGTTGGAACAAATAACATTCTAATTAAAAGTTCGACGCTGCTGCTGACAGCGTTGCGCGAAAACGACGGAAGAGATGAAAccaatattatatgtacaatgGGATTAAAATCGCTTTGAAATTGAACATACAAATTACGATCGAACAGTGTCACGGACATCGGGAATTTATCTTGATTACTCTTCCCACAGCCAATTCTTTGCACTCTTTCTGTCTGCAGCGTGGTTTCCATATTTTTCCAATACTCATTTCGGAATATGTTATATTTCGATTTCACATGTGGCTTTCCATTCTGCGTACGTAGACAAGCACTGCTCGCATCGGTATTTATACGATTGTTCgtatattctttatttttcgcaCAAATCGAATAAATTTCGATGTCACATTGATCAAAGCACGCTGCAGGGCTTTATTCAAAATGCACTGACAAGAGGAG
The sequence above is drawn from the Neodiprion pinetum isolate iyNeoPine1 chromosome 2, iyNeoPine1.2, whole genome shotgun sequence genome and encodes:
- the AstA-R1 gene encoding allatostatin-A receptor isoform X2, with protein sequence MDGICNTSNATVCTFNQSSPDDFGFGFDHQLLHNIVSVVVPLLFGVIGIVGLLGNFLVVIVVAANPGMRSTTNLLIINLAIADLLFVIFCVPFTATDYVLPFWPFGNLWCKVVQYLIIVTACASVYTLVLMSLDRYLAVVHPIASMSVRTEAHAFFAICIAWAVILTASIPVLIMHGEDQYNSTTEQVTACRFLPQFNWPMFQVTFFLTSYIIPLTLICGLYVCMLLRLWKGAHVSAESRRGKRRVTRLVLVVVGVFAICWCPIQLILVIKSLDLYPMTAAAVMVQIVSHVLAYTNSCVNPILYAFLSDNFRKAFRKVIYCRPRPDPHHRLGGPSTKTTRAASTGDIL
- the AstA-R1 gene encoding allatostatin-A receptor isoform X1, with product MDGICNTSNATVCTFNQSSPDDFGFGFDHQLLHNIVSVVVPLLFGVIGIVGLLGNFLVVIVVAANPGMRSTTNLLIINLAIADLLFVIFCVPFTATDYVLPFWPFGNLWCKVVQYLIIVTACASVYTLVLMSLDRYLAVVHPIASMSVRTEAHAFFAICIAWAVILTASIPVLIMHGEICFVFQDQYNSTTEQVTACRFLPQFNWPMFQVTFFLTSYIIPLTLICGLYVCMLLRLWKGAHVSAESRRGKRRVTRLVLVVVGVFAICWCPIQLILVIKSLDLYPMTAAAVMVQIVSHVLAYTNSCVNPILYAFLSDNFRKAFRKVIYCRPRPDPHHRLGGPSTKTTRAASTGDIL